A window from Leptothermofonsia sichuanensis E412 encodes these proteins:
- a CDS encoding DUF445 domain-containing protein yields the protein MDLSTLQSIWLLAAPPIVGAVIGYCTNDIAIKMLFRPYRAWYIGDRRIPFTPGLIPRNQERLAKRISDTIMGSLLTPEELQNLARRLLETERVKGAILWLLKLGLDQIQTDKNPKSARVLANILRDLFGQSLPRLLKVLARREDFLEAQLNQIFDQVLLEFQLSEDQSIKLADWLLQVVLPPDVIRQGLIDFLTDRNIQVIDEGFREKTSGTYWVVANLFGVRNSLTRLRTFLLDEREESNARVQELIVSLGIRQRLKELLQNLSPQNLPVSTVRQLRKTLRDTVREYIQQQGSDLLQELSKSIEWENLARVILNRLTSSAAVSESLEVVSLELALVLERYLERELESLVAQLIPILSIDQVIIDRVKATSPADLEKAINGIVKSELQAIVNIGGILGFVIGLLQSGLLLLR from the coding sequence GTGGACCTCTCGACGCTACAGTCAATCTGGCTGCTTGCCGCCCCTCCGATTGTGGGTGCTGTGATTGGTTACTGTACCAATGATATTGCGATCAAAATGCTGTTTCGCCCTTACCGTGCCTGGTACATTGGCGATCGCCGCATCCCCTTTACCCCCGGACTGATTCCCCGTAACCAGGAACGCCTGGCCAAGCGCATTTCTGACACAATTATGGGGTCCCTGTTGACTCCAGAGGAATTGCAAAACCTGGCGCGGCGGCTGCTAGAAACTGAGCGGGTCAAGGGAGCCATCCTGTGGTTATTGAAACTGGGGTTAGACCAGATTCAGACGGACAAAAACCCCAAGTCTGCCAGAGTCCTGGCAAATATTCTGCGGGATCTGTTTGGGCAATCCCTCCCCCGCCTGTTGAAAGTGCTGGCGCGGCGTGAAGATTTTCTGGAAGCCCAACTGAATCAGATCTTCGATCAGGTACTGTTGGAGTTTCAACTGAGTGAGGATCAATCCATCAAGCTGGCAGACTGGCTATTGCAGGTTGTGCTGCCACCAGATGTGATTCGTCAAGGGTTGATTGATTTCTTGACCGATCGCAACATCCAGGTGATTGACGAAGGTTTTCGGGAGAAAACCAGTGGTACCTACTGGGTTGTGGCGAATCTGTTTGGGGTCCGCAACTCCCTGACCCGTCTGCGTACCTTCTTACTGGACGAGCGGGAAGAAAGCAATGCCCGGGTGCAGGAGTTAATTGTTTCCCTGGGCATCCGGCAGCGCCTGAAGGAACTGCTACAAAACCTTTCGCCGCAGAACCTGCCAGTCTCCACCGTGCGGCAACTCCGGAAGACTTTGCGAGACACTGTGCGAGAGTATATTCAGCAGCAGGGAAGTGACCTGCTTCAGGAGTTGAGTAAATCGATTGAATGGGAAAATCTGGCCAGGGTAATTCTCAACCGCTTAACCTCCTCAGCCGCGGTTTCAGAATCCCTGGAAGTTGTCAGTCTGGAACTGGCACTGGTTCTGGAGCGCTACCTGGAACGCGAACTGGAATCCCTGGTCGCCCAACTGATCCCAATCCTCAGCATCGACCAAGTCATCATTGACCGGGTCAAAGCAACTTCACCCGCGGATCTGGAAAAAGCCATCAACGGCATTGTCAAAAGCGAGCTACAGGCGATCGTGAATATCGGTGGCATTCTGGGATTTGTGATTGGCTTATTGCAATCGGGTTTGCTGCTGCTCCGCTAA
- the gvpF gene encoding gas vesicle protein GvpF, with translation MSNGLYLYGIFPAPGPQGLALEGLDKQPVFNQAIDGFVFLYSEAQQERYLASRKNLLGHERVLEQAMQAGYQTLLPLQFGLIIQDWDTVAQQLTIPHGERMKQLFDRLDGQREVSIKLFWTQDVELQMLLNENQDLKAKRDSLEGKTLSMDEVVLIGQAIERAMESRKQAIINAFRETLNALATEVVENDTLTESMIYNAAYLIPWDAELEFSRHVEALDRDFDGRLKIRYNNLTAPYNFARLERLGQ, from the coding sequence ATGAGCAATGGACTTTATCTGTACGGCATTTTCCCTGCCCCTGGTCCCCAGGGACTGGCCCTCGAAGGATTGGACAAACAGCCTGTGTTTAACCAGGCGATCGATGGTTTTGTCTTTCTCTACTCCGAGGCGCAGCAAGAACGTTACCTGGCAAGCCGCAAAAACCTGCTAGGACATGAAAGAGTGTTGGAGCAGGCAATGCAGGCAGGCTACCAGACCCTGTTACCACTCCAGTTTGGCCTGATCATTCAAGACTGGGACACTGTGGCCCAGCAACTCACCATTCCCCACGGAGAACGTATGAAGCAGTTGTTCGACAGGCTGGACGGACAACGGGAAGTGAGTATCAAGTTATTCTGGACCCAGGATGTCGAGTTGCAAATGCTGTTAAATGAAAATCAAGACCTCAAAGCAAAACGAGACAGTCTGGAAGGCAAAACCTTGAGCATGGATGAAGTGGTTTTGATCGGGCAGGCGATCGAACGAGCGATGGAAAGTCGGAAACAGGCCATTATCAATGCCTTCCGTGAAACGCTGAATGCCCTGGCCACAGAGGTCGTTGAAAACGATACACTGACTGAATCCATGATTTACAACGCTGCATACCTGATTCCTTGGGATGCAGAGTTAGAATTCAGTCGTCATGTAGAAGCCCTCGATCGCGACTTCGATGGGCGATTAAAAATTCGCTATAACAATTTAACGGCTCCCTATAACTTTGCCCGGCTTGAACGGTTGGGGCAATAA
- a CDS encoding aspartate kinase: protein MSLIVQKYGGTSVGSVERIQAVAQRVCRTAQAGNRVVVVVSAMGKTTDGLVKLANEISANPSRREMDMLLSTGEQISIALLSMALHELGHPAVSLTGAQVGIVTEAEHTRARILRIETDRLNRHLQKGEVVVVAGFQGISSTDDLEITTLGRGGSDTSAVALAAALKADFCEIYTDVPGILTTDPRLVPDAQLMAEITSDEMLELASLGAKVLHPRAVEIARNYGIPLVVRSSWSDDPGTWVISPPPKQRPLEGLELVRPVDAVEFDTDQAKVSLLRVPDRPGVAARLFGEIALQDLDVDLIIQSIHEGNSNDIAFTVVKNSLNRAEAVASAIIPALCQPDGLDSENRGGDPRLQAAEVMVEKQIAKVTISGAGMIGRPGVAAQMFSTLADAGINIQMISTSEVKVSCVIAQEDCDQAIAALCEAFEVNSSPVSEGTEYRAHIAGEHSSSGSADGSPDSVAVRGVALDLKQARLAIRHVPDRPGMAARIFKILADQAISVDMIIQSQRCRVINGITTRDIACTVAQMDGELARLTLEKAAPELGYGEVLVDPAIAKVSIVGSGMVGQPGVAARMFAALAEQQINIQMIATSEIKISCLVAEEDGVRALQTIHAAFGLAGSQSIQVPA from the coding sequence ATGTCATTAATTGTTCAGAAATACGGTGGAACCTCAGTTGGGTCAGTGGAGCGAATTCAGGCTGTGGCACAGAGGGTCTGCCGCACGGCTCAGGCAGGTAACCGTGTGGTTGTGGTTGTTTCAGCTATGGGCAAGACAACAGATGGTCTGGTCAAGCTGGCAAATGAGATCTCCGCTAACCCCAGTCGGCGAGAAATGGATATGCTCCTGTCTACGGGAGAGCAAATTTCCATTGCTCTGCTCAGTATGGCATTACATGAATTGGGGCATCCTGCTGTTTCCCTCACGGGTGCCCAGGTGGGGATTGTGACTGAGGCAGAACATACCCGCGCTCGCATTTTGCGGATTGAAACCGATCGCCTGAATCGCCATTTGCAGAAAGGAGAGGTGGTGGTGGTAGCCGGGTTCCAGGGGATCAGCAGCACCGATGATCTGGAAATTACTACCTTAGGGCGGGGTGGGTCCGACACTTCAGCGGTTGCTCTGGCAGCGGCACTCAAGGCAGACTTCTGTGAGATTTACACCGACGTTCCAGGTATTCTGACCACCGACCCGCGCCTGGTGCCCGACGCCCAACTGATGGCAGAGATTACCAGCGACGAGATGCTGGAACTTGCCAGTTTGGGGGCAAAGGTCCTCCATCCCCGTGCGGTGGAAATCGCACGCAATTACGGCATTCCCCTCGTCGTTCGTTCTAGCTGGTCAGACGATCCTGGCACCTGGGTTATCTCTCCACCGCCCAAGCAGCGACCTCTGGAGGGGTTGGAACTGGTGCGTCCGGTCGATGCGGTTGAGTTTGATACGGACCAGGCAAAAGTGTCGTTGTTACGGGTGCCCGATCGCCCCGGTGTGGCGGCCCGTCTGTTTGGTGAAATTGCCCTGCAAGACCTGGATGTGGATCTGATCATCCAGTCTATCCATGAAGGTAACTCAAACGACATTGCCTTTACGGTGGTTAAGAACTCCCTTAACCGGGCAGAAGCCGTAGCCAGTGCCATTATTCCGGCATTGTGTCAGCCGGATGGTCTGGATTCAGAGAACAGAGGGGGGGATCCCAGGCTACAGGCGGCTGAGGTGATGGTCGAGAAGCAAATTGCCAAAGTGACCATTTCTGGAGCTGGAATGATCGGGCGGCCAGGAGTGGCGGCTCAGATGTTTTCGACCCTGGCAGATGCGGGGATTAACATCCAGATGATTTCGACTTCGGAGGTAAAGGTCAGTTGTGTCATTGCTCAGGAAGACTGTGACCAGGCGATCGCCGCACTTTGCGAAGCGTTTGAGGTCAACAGTTCACCTGTGAGTGAGGGAACCGAATATCGGGCACACATCGCAGGCGAGCATTCCTCCTCTGGTTCCGCTGATGGTTCCCCTGACTCTGTGGCGGTGCGGGGGGTCGCCCTGGATCTGAAGCAGGCTCGTCTTGCCATTCGCCATGTCCCGGATCGCCCTGGCATGGCCGCCCGTATTTTCAAGATTCTGGCAGATCAAGCTATCAGTGTAGACATGATTATTCAGTCCCAGCGTTGCCGGGTTATCAATGGCATCACCACTCGTGACATTGCCTGCACCGTTGCCCAGATGGATGGAGAACTTGCTCGTCTCACCCTGGAAAAGGCGGCTCCAGAACTGGGGTATGGAGAAGTGCTGGTAGACCCCGCGATCGCCAAGGTTAGCATTGTGGGTTCTGGTATGGTCGGGCAACCAGGGGTGGCTGCCCGTATGTTTGCAGCTCTGGCAGAGCAACAAATTAATATTCAGATGATTGCCACGTCTGAGATCAAAATCAGTTGTCTGGTTGCCGAAGAAGATGGGGTGCGGGCTTTACAGACAATTCACGCGGCTTTTGGGCTGGCTGGCAGCCAGTCGATTCAGGTACCTGCATAG
- a CDS encoding gas vesicle protein GvpG: MVLRLLFAPITGLTWIAEQIQERVDAELDNKENLHKRLLALQLAFDMGEVSEEDFEEQEEALLLAIQAMEDCEQAVDE; the protein is encoded by the coding sequence ATGGTTCTCCGTCTTCTCTTTGCCCCGATCACAGGACTCACCTGGATTGCTGAACAAATCCAGGAGCGAGTCGATGCCGAGCTGGATAACAAGGAAAATTTGCACAAACGGTTGCTGGCGCTACAACTTGCTTTTGATATGGGTGAGGTGTCGGAGGAAGACTTTGAGGAGCAAGAAGAAGCCCTGCTATTAGCCATTCAGGCAATGGAAGATTGTGAACAAGCGGTGGATGAGTGA
- a CDS encoding response regulator, with translation MTYAIPELDTISRQLMSLERPKKAKMLVVDDEPDNLDLLYRTFRRDFNVLKAESGVHALEVLAAEGEVAVIISDQRMPEMKGTEFLSRTVPQFPDTMRIILTGFTDVEDLVEAINSGQVYKYITKPWDPNELKAVVQRAAETYELLKQRTEELRRSQAQTELLSTIVKAAQEANSLDACLEPIAAAFARNFEADMSILQLVEAQNLVATAGTYSEGNSVENWLDRDPLVKDAIASHKIQVAVNVPADTALADVEHYSTSGVQAHLIIPVTYRNEILAVLSLQWKHPCTLREDELLLLHLSAQQVALALTSTRYYKPVA, from the coding sequence ATGACCTATGCGATCCCCGAACTTGACACCATCAGCCGTCAGTTAATGAGCCTGGAACGACCCAAAAAAGCAAAGATGCTGGTGGTCGATGATGAGCCAGATAATCTGGATCTGCTGTATCGCACCTTCCGTCGGGACTTTAACGTACTCAAGGCAGAGAGCGGCGTTCATGCGCTCGAAGTGCTGGCGGCTGAAGGTGAAGTAGCTGTGATCATCTCGGACCAGCGAATGCCGGAAATGAAGGGAACAGAGTTTCTCAGCCGCACTGTGCCCCAGTTTCCAGACACCATGCGGATTATCCTGACTGGCTTTACCGATGTGGAAGATCTGGTAGAAGCGATTAACTCCGGGCAGGTTTACAAATACATTACCAAACCCTGGGATCCCAACGAACTGAAGGCCGTGGTGCAGCGGGCGGCGGAAACCTATGAGTTGTTAAAGCAGCGAACCGAAGAACTGCGGCGATCCCAAGCCCAGACCGAACTGCTATCAACTATTGTGAAAGCAGCTCAGGAAGCCAATAGCCTGGATGCCTGTCTGGAACCCATTGCGGCTGCTTTTGCCAGAAACTTTGAGGCAGATATGTCCATCCTGCAACTGGTGGAGGCCCAGAATCTGGTTGCGACCGCTGGAACCTACAGTGAAGGCAATTCCGTCGAGAACTGGCTGGACAGAGATCCTCTGGTGAAAGACGCGATCGCTTCTCACAAGATCCAGGTGGCGGTCAACGTTCCTGCCGATACTGCCCTGGCTGACGTAGAGCATTACAGCACTTCCGGTGTTCAGGCCCACCTGATCATCCCGGTCACCTATCGGAATGAAATACTGGCAGTCCTTTCCCTCCAGTGGAAACACCCCTGCACCCTGCGGGAAGACGAGTTACTGCTGTTGCACCTCTCGGCTCAACAGGTTGCCCTGGCGTTGACCAGTACCCGCTATTACAAACCAGTTGCGTGA
- the ubiE gene encoding bifunctional demethylmenaquinone methyltransferase/2-methoxy-6-polyprenyl-1,4-benzoquinol methylase UbiE — MNSEQIRTIFDRIAPVYDQLNHWLSLGQHRIWKQMAVKWSQAKPGDTCLDVCCGSGDLAQMLAEQVGAGGQVFGVDFSSAQLAIARQRLQARYLDLPITWVEGDALNLPFPEQHFDAATMGYGLRNVTDIAGSLKELYRVLKPGARAAILDFNHPSSEWMRTVQQWYLDAIVVPTARQFGLTEEYAYIAPSLDRFPTGPEQVSLARKVGFSATHYPIAGGTMGVLVVQKGEE, encoded by the coding sequence ATGAATTCTGAACAAATCCGTACCATCTTCGATCGCATTGCCCCGGTCTATGACCAGCTCAACCACTGGCTCAGTCTGGGGCAACATCGTATCTGGAAGCAGATGGCGGTGAAGTGGAGTCAGGCAAAACCGGGAGATACCTGTCTGGATGTGTGTTGTGGCAGTGGGGATCTGGCACAAATGCTGGCAGAGCAGGTAGGAGCAGGTGGGCAGGTGTTTGGGGTGGATTTTTCCTCGGCACAACTGGCGATTGCCCGACAGCGTCTCCAGGCACGCTACCTGGATTTACCCATTACCTGGGTTGAAGGAGATGCCCTCAACCTGCCCTTCCCTGAACAGCACTTTGATGCGGCTACTATGGGTTACGGGTTACGAAACGTGACGGATATTGCAGGTAGCCTCAAAGAACTGTATCGCGTCCTCAAACCTGGTGCCCGGGCTGCCATTCTCGACTTCAACCACCCTTCCAGTGAATGGATGCGCACCGTCCAGCAGTGGTACCTGGATGCGATCGTTGTGCCCACTGCCCGGCAATTTGGTCTGACAGAGGAGTATGCCTATATTGCCCCCAGCCTGGACCGGTTTCCTACCGGTCCAGAACAGGTTAGCCTCGCCCGCAAGGTAGGGTTTTCCGCCACCCACTACCCAATTGCCGGGGGTACGATGGGAGTGTTGGTCGTTCAGAAGGGTGAAGAATGA